Below is a genomic region from Sorghum bicolor cultivar BTx623 chromosome 9, Sorghum_bicolor_NCBIv3, whole genome shotgun sequence.
CTGCATGGAGCCCTTGGATGGCAGCCCATGCGCCGGCCGCCGTTGTCTCAGAATTCACTTGACCGAGAATTTCTTTGGAGAGGCCACTCAACAGGTAGCTGAGAACCTGCTGATCTTGAGCCTTCCAGACAGCGTAGTCTGGATTTGGTGTAGATTCATCCTTGCCCTCGGCATTtttttgtgtgatggttggggGTGGAGGTGTGGTGTTTGGGTTGAGGAGATGAGCAGCCTGAGCGCCATTGATGGCAGCGGTGACCTGGGCTTTCTAGGATTGGTAGTTGTGGCGGGTGAGTTTCTCGGAGATGGGGATGAATGCTAGGCCGAGAGAGATAGCAGTCGGAAGCGAGGATGAGgagaaagccatggaggatcgaAGGAAAGTTCTGTAGGGATTGTTTAAGGCTCTGTACCATGTAAAATGATATGCGGTAACGAGTTAGCCTTCCTGGCATCACTCGGTTGTATGTTTATACCGGATGGGGAATAGCCCCCCACCAGTAGCTCTTACATGTGTCAGTTGTACAACAAGTTTAGGATGGACCAATGCTTGGTCGTTACATGCACCTGAATACACTCTAACACCACATGCTAACATTGAATCATTCTAACCACACGTTAACACATGAATCATTCTAACACATGCACCTGAATACACTCTAACACCACATGCTAACATTGAATCATTCTAACCACACGTTAACACATGAATCATTCTAACACTCATAACTTTTGCACATATTATATGTTGAAGCCTGCACTGCATCGTGTGGTGGCGTAATTTGTTGAAGGCAAATGCCAAATATAGCGCGGAAGGCAACGAACTCTTCCGACCTCACGTCGCTTCTTCCCTCTTCCCTCAGTCCCGCGCACATAGTACACCCACGCGCAACGCCCACGCTCGCACAGATCCGAACTCCGCGTTGGCCTTCCTTCTCCTTTGGTGTCATCGTCCATCCAAGCCGATCACACACAGGAATCGCGAAGGACCGGAGGCACACAGGACACAAACCTTTCGGCCGGGGGGTAAATCCATTCAATCTCGCTCGATCGAGAGGGAACCAAGCTAGCAGTCTCGATCACACACAGGAATAATCACGTCGATCGGTTGAGTTTGCAGCCAACAAGCAGACAAGATGAACGATGCCGACGTCGGGAAGCAGGTGCAGCAGATGGTCCGGTTCATCCTGCAGGAGGCCGACGAGAAAGCCAGCGAGATCACTGTTGCCGCCGAGGAGGTCCGTCCGTACTACTACTGACTCTTCTCGTCTTCATTCACCACATCCCAACATAGATCCCAAATCTCGTGCTCGTAAATTCTCCGATTCGTTTTCCCCTTCCTTTTACGATCAGCCAGCCCATCATTTAGACGATCGACTGAAACGTCTGCATATGCACACGCCAGGAGTTCAGCATCGAGAAGCTGCAGCTGGTGGAGTCGGAGAAACGTAGGGTGAGGCAGGAGTACGAGCGCAAGGAGAAGCAGGTGGACGTCCGCAGGAAGATGTGAGCAGATCGATGATCGATCCATTCATTTTTAGCACCTCATcatttcattcattcattcattcatttatCGATGCATAATCCACGCTGGTAATAATGGTAATCCATCCTGCTTGCATTGCACGCATGCATGCAGCGAGTACTCGACGCAGCTGAACGTGGCGCGCATCAAGCTGCTGCAGGCGCAGGACGACGTGGTCACCGGGATGAAGGAGAGCGCCGGCGACGCGCTGCTCCGCGTCACCAAGGACGCCAACGCCTACAAGAGGGTCCTCAAGGGCCTCATCGTGCAGGTCGgttgcgttgcgttgcgttTTGGCTTGTCAATTACAGCAATTATTAATCGGCTGCGGCTGCACCGCTTGATTGATCATCGCCCGGCCGGGATCCATCGGAACATCAGAGCCTGCTTCGCCTGAGGGAGCCGGCGCTGGTGCTGCGGTGCCGAGAGGCGGACCGGAGCCTGGTGGAGGCGGTGCTGGAGGTGGCCAAGAAGGAGTACGCCGAGAAGGCCAAGGTCAACCTCCCCAAGGTCATCATCGACGGCAAGGTCTACCTCCCGCCGCAGAGGACCAGCCGCGACGCGCACGGGCCGTTCTGGTACTTACTGACGACGTTATTACATTACATGCTGCTGCCGCCATTGTTACGAAACCGCCTTCGCTGCGCGAGGAATAGTGACGAGCTGGGCGATGAATTGATGCTTCTGAATTCTGATGACGAACAAACAGCTCCGGCGGCGTGGTGCTCGCGTCCCAGGACGGCAAGATCGTCTGCGACAACACGCTGGACGCCAGGCTCAGCGTCTCCTTCAGGCAAAAGCTTCCtgaggtgtgtgtgtgtgggtttTTGGTTGTTTCCTTATAGATTTCATCCTGCATTTGCAGAAGTTTGTGTGCAATTAGCATATAGACTCATGATGTCCATGACTTCCTCTTGCAGATCAGGAAGAAACTCTTCAGCGGCCAAGTATCccaataatttttttattctgAATTTCTGATCTATTTTTTCTGAAATAAATCAGAAGCGGTTCCTCATAACTTGGGACTCGGTTGTTTCTTTGTCAGGGATATCTTGAATGACTGCCATAGTGCTCAACAACTGATCGAGATCTGCTGCTTCTTTTTTCCCTTCGAGACAGTAAATCTCCTTTTTTCTGAAGTGTAGCATGTTGCAAAAAAGTTGTAATGTTTCACTGAGAACACAAGAAAGTTAATGTTTCATTGAGAAGAAGTTGCAAACATTTTATATTTTACTTTTGAGTCCAGTTGTAACTCTGTGTTACTTCTTGAAATCAGGGTGGCACCACGGCAGACGGCCAGGGCCATCTGACTAGAGCAGGGGCAGGGAGCCGCGGTCCGGCCTGGGGACGGTGGTGGGAGCAGGCATAGGCGTAGGGCGACAGAGGGCAGAAAAAAAAGGGCGTTAGACTGTCTCCAACAACTTATGCAAAGGGAGACCCAAACTCAAAATAGCTAGTGCAGCGATATAAATTTGTATCGTCTTTCTCCAAGACATAAAGTCTTCGACATCCGTAGTGGTGGGGTCGGAGTGGAGCAGTGGTGGGTGCTAGGCCAAAACACGGTGGGAGCTCACCGGCGAGGGGGCCCCGATGATGATGGTGAGGCAGCTGGCACCATGGGAGCTCCTCTAGAGCCACGTGGCTTGGCTGCCTCATTGGGAAGGAGAGAGGCTGCACAAGGGAGGGAGCTTGCAAGTGAGAGGGGCCTGACGACAACGACGAGGTGAGAAGGGAGGCGGGCGGCGCTGTGGGAGCACCTCCAGAGTCGCGCGGCTTGGCTGCCTTGTGCGAATCTGGGCTCGGAGGGAACagcggagggagggagggaggaaggCCGCGCAGGGGAGAGAGCTTGTCAGCGAGGGGGCCCGACGACAACGGTGATGTGGGCCTGACAACGGTGATGTGGGGCTAGGCGGCGCTCGGCAGAGAGCTCGAGTTGCCTTCGCTGTTAGAGAAATACGGTTTTGGTCCGTGACTCATCTTATGTGGGGAACCCAAATCGTAGAAtgagttatttatttatttatgtatcGGTGTTGGAGACAGTCTGACATAGCAGttctgaaagaaaaaaaaataatatatagagATATAAAATTTCTAATTTTTGCTATAAATCTAATCAGACTTAAGAAAATGCTACAAGAGCATCTGAAGTTGGAGAAAAAAACTCGCAATCACCGGtttttggtgcagagatgaaACGAAAAAGAAAAATCTTCAACAGCTactcttctattttttttttcccaTGATGGCTCTTGAGCTATGCACACGGCTAGTTTGGTTCCCATAGTTGCGCGTAGGCAGCTCCCCTAGACGTTCGTTTTCCAACGCTGGAGGTGGAGATCGATGGCAAGTACCGAACCAAAACCAGCGATTCGTTCAGAATCTGGCTGTGAGTATGTGActcagggcttgtttagttccttaaaaattttgcaaaattttttagattccccgtcacatcgaatctttagacttatatgtatggagtataaatatagataaaaataaaaactaattacacagtttggtcggaattgacgagacgaatcttttgagcctagttagtctataattggacaatatttgtcaaatacaaacgaaagtgttactatttctattttgtaaaaatttttggaactgccTCAGTGACCACCCCGGTCTAGTCCTACCTATCTTTTGTCCTGGCTATCGGTGTTTATTCGACACCTCgcgttttttttttgcttgttttttttaataattgATTATTGGCAAGAGAAAGATTAAAAATTTGTTCCCTACACATTTAGCAAGTCGAAAATAATTAATGATTTGACGACTATTATTTTTTTGGGCCTATGTACTTGTATTTAGCCTTGGGCCAAGATGCAGGCTGATCTCATGTTGTCATCCGGCCTTTCTGGCTGCACGCTCCTACGCGAAGAGCCCAGCCTAACATGACCCTCGCAGTCGCAGGCCCAGTTAAAAACCCGGCCTGCGTCCAGGCTCCAGACCTTATCCACCAGCCTCCGCGACGACTGGCCGCgagctcctctcctctctcccgcAGCTCCTCCCGCAACACCGTCGCTCACTGGCACTGCTCCTCCTCTCCGCCACCGTCGCTCACGCGGTCTCCTATCCCCGCTCGGCCGCTCCGGTCCCCGGAGACACGCGAGCTTCCCGATCCCGGGAACACGCGCTAAAGATGCCTCCCGCCTTCGCCGCCGCACCTTCCTCCTCCATGTTAGTATCTGCGCGCCCAAGCCCAAGCCCAACCTCTGGCCCTCAAAGCACTCGTTAGAGTTGCTAGTGCTGAACTgctgctgattttttttttcgaatATTTCAGATGTGGAGTTCGCATCCCAACGGCGGTTTCCGCGCCCAGATTTCTGCGTAATCGGGTGGCAGGTAAGGCACCGCTCCCCGTAGTGCAGCGCACCGCATTGTCTGAAGTGATAACGGTTATTGGTTGATATTGGTTAGGTTAGTGCAGCCTTCAGTTAGTTTATTTGCTGGGTAGTGGCTAGTGGGTACACGACCGCAACGTTAAGCTAACAATTGAGCCAAATACGTGGGTGCCACCGGGCTAATCTGGCAATTTGCCGAATGGAATCACGAATGATTGTTTGAAATCTGTGGAACCTCATATATCCTCGaactgatgtggtggttaactGGTTAGATATCCGCAGAACTTCCCTTTTCGGGTTCTCACATTTCCTGTTGATATCTGGAAGCCTGCATTGCCACTGTACCGCCATGGCACACCATTAGCTCTTAAATAAAATTGTGTTATCTTGTAGACTTCAACTTGTGCGGAAATCAAAATCATGATAATAATTGATCTGTCAAAGTCTGTAGATTCTCAAGCTCAACGGCAAGTTAAACGAGCAAACTCCTGATTGCTTGTAGGCTGATTTATATTCAATATTATGTTTTCTGCTACTTTTTTGTGGGATGTTCATGAAGCGTAGCTGTTAATATGATAATTAATAGCTCAACACTGACGGCCACACTATCGTTGTAGCAAAAACACGGTCTACATCAGCTTGGTCCTTGAAGGCTGGCTTGTGGGATTCTCTCAGATCTGGGTAAAGTACATTATCTACACTTGCACTTCATTTATACGGTTTTGTTAGGTTTGATGTTATCTATACTTCTACTTGCATCTACTGGTGTAAATAAAACTCTCCTCCTTACAAGTTCTCGCCTTATCTCAAAAGGCTAAAACAGTTTATTCCCACGATATTGGGATAAAGAAAGAGGAAGAGAAGTTGAACAGGTAGGGATTTGCTCCTTGCTAATTGTCAGCCTGGGAACTATATAAATATCTAGTGGGGCCAAATAGTATCTGAAGGAAAATTTATTTTTGGAGACTTTGGGTCTTGTAGCGACAGGGGTTTGATGCAATTGTTTCTTTTCTTCCTTTTCAGTATGAATCTGTCTAGTTATTTCCCTTTATCTTCAACTAACAATGATATCTGCCAACCTTTTGGCTTTTGGTAGGCATAAAGCCTGAAACCACACATTTTAGGCATGTTTTAGAATCTTGGAATCTCATTTGTGAAATTCAATAGTGTTGCATTCGCGCCTTTGGTTTTCAATCTTATGGACAAAAAATGGAAatgtatttattttttcagCTTTTTGAAGAGCAACAACAGTACAGAGACAGTAGAGCCACCACAAGCACCACTTGAAGTCGAAGAACCTTTGCCTGTGGAAATAGTACTCCTAGAAAGAACACTACTTGACGGAAGCACAGAACAGATTTTATTTTCTTCAGCTGGAGATGTTGACCTGTATGATCTCCAAGCCTTATGCGATAAGGTGATTTTTCATCAATCCCGATATTTCTCAGTGTTATGTTGTAGTCAATGAACTCAATGCTTCTTCTCTTGACAAATATAATTTGTTT
It encodes:
- the LOC110430530 gene encoding V-type proton ATPase subunit E, which codes for MNDADVGKQVQQMVRFILQEADEKASEITVAAEEEFSIEKLQLVESEKRRVRQEYERKEKQVDVRRKIEYSTQLNVARIKLLQAQDDVVTGMKESAGDALLRVTKDANAYKRVLKGLIVQSLLRLREPALVLRCREADRSLVEAVLEVAKKEYAEKAKVNLPKVIIDGKVYLPPQRTSRDAHGPFCSGGVVLASQDGKIVCDNTLDARLSVSFRQKLPEIRKKLFSGQGYLE